One genomic window of Cupriavidus malaysiensis includes the following:
- a CDS encoding MlaD family protein, whose protein sequence is MMENKSNAFLAGVFTLGLAILVVFAIFWFSSDHTVRVPYDLVTRSTVNGLGPQADVKYRGLDVGKVVSIKFDPEVSGQIIVRISVDHDTPITGTTYATLGLQGVTGVAYVQLDDTAARTGAGTQAGRLATSAKAVARIPMRPGFFEELERRGDSLLSQLDSVMGSVNSMFQADNRRELMDAIRSVHSAAESYSHLARTMEPAAQQLPQVAENLNATLAATRHLAEQLASPNGQLLRTVDKVGHDVQAVSESLQSAAGDVSQNTLPQVGGLARDARQAVRSIDRAASQFNDSPGSVLFGAPAPAPGPGEPGFRAP, encoded by the coding sequence ATGATGGAAAACAAGTCGAATGCCTTCCTGGCCGGCGTTTTCACGCTGGGCCTGGCCATCCTGGTGGTGTTCGCCATCTTCTGGTTCAGCAGCGACCACACCGTGCGCGTGCCGTACGACCTGGTCACGCGCTCGACCGTCAACGGCCTCGGCCCGCAGGCCGACGTCAAGTACCGCGGCCTGGACGTGGGCAAGGTGGTGTCGATCAAGTTCGATCCCGAAGTGTCGGGCCAGATCATCGTGCGCATCAGTGTCGACCACGACACGCCGATCACCGGCACGACCTACGCCACGCTGGGGCTGCAGGGCGTGACCGGCGTCGCCTACGTGCAACTGGACGACACCGCCGCGCGCACCGGCGCCGGCACGCAGGCCGGACGCCTGGCCACCTCGGCCAAGGCGGTGGCGCGCATCCCCATGCGGCCCGGCTTCTTCGAGGAGCTGGAGCGGCGCGGCGACTCGCTGCTGAGCCAGCTCGACTCCGTGATGGGCTCGGTCAACAGCATGTTCCAGGCCGACAACCGCCGCGAACTGATGGATGCGATCCGCTCGGTGCACAGCGCCGCCGAGAGTTACTCGCACCTGGCCCGCACCATGGAGCCCGCCGCGCAGCAACTGCCGCAGGTGGCGGAGAACCTCAACGCCACCCTGGCGGCGACCCGCCACCTGGCCGAGCAGCTCGCCAGCCCCAACGGCCAGCTGCTGCGCACGGTCGACAAGGTCGGGCACGATGTGCAGGCGGTCAGCGAATCGCTGCAGTCCGCCGCCGGCGACGTCTCGCAGAACACGCTGCCGCAGGTCGGCGGCCTGGCGCGCGACGCGCGCCAGGCGGTGCGCAGCATCGATCGCGCCGCCAGCCAGTTCAACGACAGCCCGGGCAGCGTGCTGTTCGGCGCACCGGCACCGGCGCCGGGCCCGGGCGAGCCTGGCTTCCGGGCGCCCTGA
- a CDS encoding ABC transporter ATP-binding protein, translating to MSTAPAPAGLVPGTGAAPARRQAIIEVHKLVKRFGDHVVHDGLELEVYRGELLSIVGGSGTGKTVLLRQIVGLERPTSGTIRVFGEDVMTLPPARMQALRNRWGLQFQRGALFSALSVIDNIALPLRELRTLPDNLICQSALLKLQLVGLSARDADKMPADLSGGMVKRVALARALALEPELVFLDEPTAGLDPMGADDYVALIRELREELGLTVVMVTHDLDTLVALSDRVAVLADRKVLAAAPIPELLHIDHPFIREYFLGERARRALTALPPPHAPSGEA from the coding sequence ATGAGCACCGCCCCCGCCCCGGCCGGCCTGGTCCCGGGCACCGGCGCGGCGCCCGCCCGGCGCCAGGCCATCATCGAGGTACACAAGCTGGTCAAGCGCTTCGGCGACCACGTCGTGCACGACGGGCTCGAGCTGGAGGTCTACCGCGGCGAGCTGCTGTCCATCGTCGGCGGCTCCGGCACCGGCAAGACCGTGCTGCTGCGCCAGATCGTCGGCCTGGAGCGCCCGACCTCGGGCACCATCCGCGTGTTCGGCGAGGACGTGATGACCTTGCCGCCGGCGCGCATGCAGGCGCTGCGCAACCGCTGGGGCCTGCAGTTCCAGCGCGGCGCGCTGTTCTCCGCACTGTCGGTGATCGACAATATCGCGCTGCCGCTGCGTGAACTTCGCACCCTGCCCGACAATCTGATCTGCCAGTCGGCACTGCTCAAGCTGCAGCTGGTCGGACTGTCGGCGCGCGATGCGGACAAGATGCCGGCCGACCTGTCCGGCGGCATGGTCAAGCGCGTGGCGCTGGCGCGCGCGCTCGCGCTGGAGCCGGAGCTGGTCTTCCTCGACGAGCCCACCGCCGGACTGGACCCGATGGGCGCCGACGACTACGTGGCACTGATCCGCGAGCTGCGCGAGGAGCTCGGCCTGACCGTGGTGATGGTCACGCACGACCTCGACACGCTGGTGGCGCTGTCGGACCGCGTGGCCGTGCTGGCCGACCGCAAGGTGCTGGCGGCCGCACCGATCCCGGAGCTGCTGCACATCGACCACCCGTTCATCCGCGAGTACTTCCTCGGTGAACGGGCCCGGCGCGCCCTGACGGCCCTGCCGCCGCCCCACGCGCCCTCTGGAGAAGCATGA
- a CDS encoding MlaE family ABC transporter permease encodes MPALDSLITPALHITRQDGAASVELRGDWTALALAECGRAGELREAMRGLDGAGAHGATRWSLAGVGRLDHIGAQLMWQAWDGKLPLGIEVSAEQRRVFGRIMSLRPDGWKKHVVERFNPVTLLGGSTLSLLAQLVSGVTMVGQFTFDLLRFARAPHLGPWREISANIYSIGYKALGITALVGFLIGIVLSYLSANQLRTFGASLFIVNILGMAVIRELGPVLAAILIAGRSGSAITAQIGVMRVTEELDAMRVMGISHGFRLIMPRVLALAVSMPLLVAWTDLMALAGGMLAAHSQLGISAAFFLRTLPDAVPVANLWFGLGKGVVFGMLIALVACHFGLRIKPNTTSLGTGTTASVVTSITAVILADAVLAILFKDIGL; translated from the coding sequence ATGCCTGCCTTGGACAGTCTGATCACGCCTGCCCTCCACATCACGCGACAGGATGGCGCCGCCAGCGTGGAACTGCGCGGCGACTGGACGGCGCTCGCGCTGGCCGAATGCGGACGCGCCGGCGAACTGCGCGAAGCCATGCGCGGCCTCGACGGCGCCGGCGCGCACGGCGCCACGCGCTGGTCGCTGGCCGGCGTCGGCCGCCTCGATCATATCGGCGCCCAGCTGATGTGGCAGGCCTGGGACGGCAAGCTGCCGCTCGGCATCGAGGTCAGCGCCGAACAGCGGCGCGTGTTCGGCCGCATCATGTCGCTGCGCCCCGATGGCTGGAAGAAGCACGTGGTGGAGCGCTTCAACCCGGTCACGCTGCTGGGCGGCTCGACGCTGTCGCTGCTGGCCCAGCTGGTCAGCGGCGTCACCATGGTGGGCCAGTTCACCTTTGACCTGCTGCGCTTCGCGCGCGCGCCGCACCTCGGCCCCTGGCGCGAGATCTCGGCCAATATCTACAGCATCGGCTACAAGGCACTGGGCATCACCGCGCTGGTGGGCTTCCTGATCGGCATCGTGCTGTCCTACCTGTCGGCCAACCAGTTGCGCACCTTCGGCGCCAGCCTGTTCATCGTCAACATCCTCGGCATGGCGGTGATCCGCGAGCTCGGCCCGGTGCTGGCCGCCATCCTGATCGCCGGCCGCTCGGGCTCGGCCATCACGGCGCAGATCGGCGTGATGCGGGTGACCGAGGAACTCGACGCCATGCGCGTGATGGGCATCTCGCACGGCTTCCGGCTGATCATGCCGCGCGTGCTGGCGCTGGCGGTCTCGATGCCGCTGCTGGTGGCCTGGACCGACCTGATGGCGCTGGCCGGCGGCATGCTGGCGGCACACTCCCAGCTAGGCATCAGCGCCGCCTTCTTCCTGCGCACGCTGCCCGACGCGGTACCGGTGGCCAATCTCTGGTTCGGCCTCGGCAAAGGCGTGGTGTTCGGCATGCTGATCGCCCTGGTCGCCTGCCATTTCGGCCTGCGCATCAAACCCAATACGACCAGCCTGGGCACCGGCACCACGGCCTCGGTGGTGACGTCGATCACGGCCGTGATCCTGGCCGACGCCGTCCTCGCCATCCTGTTCAAGGACATCGGCCTATGA
- a CDS encoding biotin--[acetyl-CoA-carboxylase] ligase produces MTAPSPNDAAPPAKTATEAATLAASGAWRIDAAALRAALDAGAARGWAVALVEETGSTNADLTQACRQAAWSDTAMVRLAYRQTAGRGRQGRPWQGQAGMTFSVALPLPLAPARLSGLSLGVGLAVAEALADCDAGLGAAVGLKWPNDLQIDGRKLAGILIESVPSGPQQLWAVIGIGLNLVRDAAMEAALGRQLSGVSERMAAFDPARDPTRLLAAILGRLAEMRQAFVAHGFAPLAPRWSARDAYRDQPVRLLHDGRVLCEGIARGVDGEGQLLLETATGLERINSGELSLRPAGGAQG; encoded by the coding sequence ATGACAGCCCCCAGCCCGAACGATGCCGCGCCGCCCGCCAAGACAGCCACCGAGGCCGCCACGCTTGCCGCCTCCGGCGCCTGGCGCATCGATGCCGCCGCCCTGCGCGCCGCGCTCGATGCCGGCGCCGCGCGCGGCTGGGCCGTGGCGCTGGTCGAGGAGACCGGCTCGACCAACGCCGACCTGACCCAGGCCTGCCGCCAGGCCGCCTGGTCGGATACCGCGATGGTGCGCCTGGCCTATCGCCAGACCGCGGGTCGCGGCCGCCAGGGACGTCCGTGGCAGGGGCAGGCAGGCATGACTTTCTCGGTGGCGCTGCCCTTGCCGCTGGCGCCGGCCCGGTTGAGCGGGCTCAGCCTGGGCGTCGGCCTGGCGGTGGCCGAAGCGCTGGCGGACTGCGATGCCGGCCTGGGCGCCGCGGTCGGCCTCAAGTGGCCGAACGACCTGCAGATCGACGGCCGCAAGCTGGCCGGCATCCTGATCGAATCGGTGCCGTCGGGTCCGCAGCAACTGTGGGCGGTGATCGGCATCGGCCTCAACCTGGTGCGCGATGCCGCCATGGAGGCCGCGCTCGGGCGCCAGCTGTCGGGCGTCAGCGAGCGCATGGCGGCCTTCGATCCCGCGCGCGACCCGACCCGCCTGCTGGCTGCCATCCTCGGCCGGCTGGCGGAGATGCGCCAGGCCTTCGTCGCCCATGGCTTCGCGCCGCTGGCGCCGCGCTGGTCGGCGCGCGATGCCTACCGTGACCAGCCGGTGCGCCTGCTGCACGACGGCCGCGTGCTGTGCGAGGGCATCGCGCGCGGTGTCGACGGCGAAGGTCAGCTGCTGCTGGAGACCGCCACGGGGCTGGAACGCATCAACAGCGGCGAGCTGTCGCTGCGGCCGGCCGGAGGCGCGCAAGGATGA